A single window of Sphingobacterium sp. ML3W DNA harbors:
- a CDS encoding NAD-dependent epimerase/dehydratase family protein translates to MTKVVITGASGFVGQNLMVYLQKSNIEVVSLSLRHSDWAQHQPLDGTAIIHLAGKAHDTSDTSDSDAYFKINRDLTIELFNVFLKSNVRDFFYFSSVKAVADTVGGMLDENIVGYPQTPYGKSKLEAEEYLLKQMLPYGKRIFIIRPCMIHGPGNKGNLNLLYKVVEKGLPWPLASFNNQRSFVSIDNLNYLIEEMLSEKSVPSGIYNFADDETLSTNDLVSVIAHNLNRSPRLCYISPTLIKNMVRIGDFIPFPLNSERLKKLTESYVVSNDKIKKALRIDRLPLTAREGLEITFKSFSDKS, encoded by the coding sequence ATGACTAAGGTTGTTATAACAGGAGCCTCAGGATTTGTGGGCCAAAATCTAATGGTGTATCTACAAAAGAGCAATATTGAGGTGGTTTCATTATCACTTCGTCATTCTGATTGGGCGCAACATCAACCTTTAGATGGAACCGCAATTATTCATCTTGCGGGAAAGGCACATGATACATCTGATACTTCAGATTCTGATGCTTATTTTAAAATTAACCGCGATTTAACGATTGAATTATTTAATGTATTCCTTAAATCAAATGTTCGAGACTTCTTTTACTTTAGTTCAGTCAAAGCCGTTGCAGATACTGTGGGGGGTATGTTGGATGAAAATATTGTTGGTTATCCTCAGACACCTTATGGTAAGTCTAAATTAGAAGCAGAGGAGTATTTGCTAAAGCAAATGTTACCATATGGCAAAAGAATTTTTATCATAAGACCCTGTATGATCCATGGACCAGGTAATAAGGGGAACCTCAATTTGCTTTATAAAGTTGTGGAGAAAGGGTTGCCATGGCCATTGGCATCATTTAATAATCAACGTTCGTTCGTAAGTATTGATAATCTCAACTATTTGATAGAGGAAATGTTGTCAGAAAAGAGTGTCCCATCTGGGATTTATAATTTTGCAGATGACGAGACATTGTCAACAAATGATTTGGTATCTGTAATTGCACATAATTTAAACAGATCTCCTCGTTTATGCTATATATCACCTACTTTAATAAAAAATATGGTTCGTATAGGTGATTTTATTCCATTCCCGTTGAATAGCGAACGATTGAAAAAGTTGACAGAGTCTTATGTTGTTTCTAATGATAAAATAAAAAAAGCATTACGGATTGATCGATTGCCGTTGACAGCTCGGGAAGGATTAGAAATAACCTTCAAATCTTTTAGCGACAAGAGTTGA
- a CDS encoding glycosyltransferase family 4 protein encodes MLKKKKILIHSIAFFPDGVSTAYLYNDIALAFKEAGYEVVVLTTTPHYNVVSEQVERHAMTKKIFGLYYEGDYFGIPVKHIPQVKFKSTFLRLLGFVYWHLLALILGLLERKVDVILSPSPPLTIGLVNLIIAKFKGAKVIYNVQEIYPDFLIEQGGLKSKPVIKLLKSLEKFVYNKSAAVTTIDQVFYDTIIPRFENNSKLHIVPNFVDTDLYKPYPGDLNLDRTVFPENKNIKLMYAGNVGHAQDWEPLLKTAILLREEPIEFFIIGEGVMKEYVQKAVLKNGLSKVHVLPYQPRELMPQLLAYADLQFIFMSKEMEGHGFPSKVYTIMACAKPLIVCSGEGTPIVNFLKDYNCAKIITERNEYDKVQHIVAFLKTTNHHQLVEMGKDGYGVVHNYYSKPIVTGKYVSIVKNLLHD; translated from the coding sequence ATGTTAAAAAAGAAAAAAATTTTGATACACAGTATCGCTTTCTTTCCAGATGGTGTATCTACAGCTTATTTGTATAATGATATTGCACTGGCTTTTAAGGAGGCGGGTTATGAGGTTGTTGTTTTAACAACAACTCCTCATTACAATGTAGTTTCCGAGCAGGTAGAGCGACATGCGATGACGAAAAAAATTTTTGGACTTTATTATGAAGGAGATTATTTCGGTATTCCTGTAAAACATATTCCTCAGGTAAAATTTAAATCTACCTTTTTAAGATTATTAGGATTTGTGTATTGGCATCTATTAGCATTAATTTTAGGTTTACTTGAAAGAAAAGTTGATGTTATTTTATCGCCTTCACCTCCGCTTACCATTGGTTTAGTCAACTTAATTATTGCTAAATTTAAAGGAGCTAAAGTTATTTATAATGTGCAGGAGATTTATCCTGACTTTTTAATTGAACAGGGGGGATTGAAATCAAAGCCTGTTATTAAACTTCTCAAATCTTTAGAAAAATTTGTTTATAATAAATCGGCAGCTGTAACTACTATTGATCAAGTATTCTATGATACCATAATTCCTCGATTTGAAAATAACAGTAAATTGCATATTGTTCCCAATTTTGTTGATACGGATTTATATAAACCTTATCCAGGTGATCTAAATTTAGATCGGACAGTTTTTCCTGAGAACAAGAATATTAAATTAATGTATGCGGGTAATGTAGGGCATGCCCAAGATTGGGAACCATTATTAAAAACCGCAATCTTACTGAGAGAAGAACCTATTGAGTTTTTTATTATTGGTGAGGGTGTTATGAAAGAATATGTGCAAAAGGCTGTTCTGAAAAATGGATTATCAAAGGTTCATGTTCTACCTTATCAACCACGTGAATTGATGCCACAACTCTTGGCATATGCAGATTTGCAGTTTATATTTATGTCGAAAGAAATGGAAGGACATGGATTTCCGTCTAAAGTATATACCATTATGGCCTGTGCTAAGCCTTTGATTGTTTGCTCCGGTGAAGGCACTCCAATTGTCAATTTCTTAAAAGATTATAATTGTGCCAAAATTATTACTGAGCGTAATGAGTATGATAAAGTACAGCATATTGTAGCATTTTTAAAAACTACGAATCATCATCAATTAGTTGAAATGGGAAAAGATGGTTATGGTGTGGTGCACAATTATTACTCGAAACCAATAGTTACAGGAAAATACGTATCAATTGTAAAAAATTTACTCCATGACTAA
- a CDS encoding AglZ/HisF2 family acetamidino modification protein produces MLRPRIIPTLLLQDNGLVKTVNFKDSKYVGDPINAVRIFNEKAVDELAIFDIDATVKGLEPNYSLIERIANQSRMPLCYGGGVKNVDQAQRIFGLGIEKIALSSSVLNNPALITEIASRVGSQSVVVVLDVKKKLFGGYEAYTHNGRKSTGINPFQFIEEAHNFGAGEIVINSIDQDGLMKGYDMNLIDKARQMTSLPLTVLGGAGSLDDIKKVIEKHHIIGVSAGSLFVFKGIYKAVLINYPTKKEKEKLYNYQFEK; encoded by the coding sequence ATGTTAAGACCTAGAATAATTCCGACATTACTTCTTCAAGATAACGGTTTAGTAAAAACGGTTAATTTTAAAGATTCTAAATATGTTGGAGATCCTATTAATGCTGTTAGAATCTTTAATGAAAAAGCGGTAGATGAATTGGCGATTTTTGATATAGATGCAACTGTTAAAGGCTTGGAACCGAATTACAGTTTAATTGAGCGGATTGCAAATCAATCTCGTATGCCACTATGTTATGGAGGAGGAGTGAAAAATGTAGACCAAGCACAGCGTATCTTTGGTTTAGGTATTGAAAAAATTGCTCTTTCTTCTTCTGTGTTAAATAATCCCGCTTTGATTACTGAGATTGCGAGTCGAGTTGGTTCACAGTCAGTTGTTGTTGTTTTGGATGTTAAGAAAAAATTATTTGGTGGATACGAGGCATATACTCACAATGGGAGAAAGTCGACAGGTATTAATCCATTCCAATTTATTGAAGAAGCTCATAATTTTGGGGCTGGTGAAATTGTTATAAACTCTATAGATCAAGATGGTTTGATGAAAGGTTATGACATGAATCTTATAGATAAAGCCAGACAGATGACTTCCTTACCTTTGACTGTTTTAGGTGGTGCTGGTTCGTTAGATGATATAAAGAAAGTGATTGAAAAACATCATATCATCGGTGTTTCTGCGGGTAGTTTATTTGTATTTAAAGGGATTTATAAAGCAGTACTCATTAATTATCCCACAAAAAAAGAGAAAGAAAAATTATATAATTATCAGTTCGAGAAGTAA
- the hisH gene encoding imidazole glycerol phosphate synthase subunit HisH produces MITIIDYGVGNINAFVNVYKRLNIPVKIAKTKEDLQYVEKLILPGVGHFDHAMSELNASGMRETLDHLVLNEGLPVLGICVGMQMMANYSDEGKLKGLGWIDASVRLFDETKINQVTRLPHMGWNDVKPVTNSPLFIGLEKEAIFYFLHSYYFECNIKDDIQAFADYGEEFTCAVSFKNRYGIQFHPEKSHHYGEILLNNFAKL; encoded by the coding sequence ATGATAACAATTATTGATTACGGTGTAGGTAATATAAATGCTTTTGTAAATGTTTATAAAAGGTTAAATATTCCTGTGAAAATTGCAAAAACAAAAGAAGATTTGCAATACGTGGAGAAGTTAATACTTCCGGGTGTAGGACATTTTGATCATGCTATGAGTGAATTGAATGCTTCAGGTATGAGAGAGACTTTGGATCACTTGGTATTGAATGAAGGTTTGCCAGTTTTAGGTATTTGTGTTGGCATGCAAATGATGGCTAATTATAGTGATGAAGGAAAGTTGAAAGGTTTAGGTTGGATTGATGCTTCTGTTCGTTTATTTGATGAAACAAAAATAAATCAAGTGACACGACTACCACATATGGGTTGGAATGATGTAAAGCCTGTGACAAATTCTCCTTTATTTATTGGTTTGGAAAAAGAAGCAATTTTTTACTTCTTACATAGTTATTATTTTGAATGCAATATAAAGGATGATATACAGGCTTTTGCGGATTACGGGGAGGAGTTTACTTGTGCAGTTAGCTTTAAAAATAGATACGGAATTCAGTTCCATCCCGAGAAGAGTCATCATTATGGTGAAATATTATTAAATAATTTTGCAAAACTTTAA
- a CDS encoding N-acetyl sugar amidotransferase has translation MNNRPYQICTKTIMDTSDPNIIFNNNGESDYYTNFKVNIEPNWYTDEKGFDELMKMAAHIKKTSRNKDFDCIIGLSGGLDSSYVAYVAKEIMGLRPLIFHVDAGWNTDKAVGNIEKLINGLSLDLYTEVINWEEMKDLQLAFLKSQITDQDLPQDYAFFSALYQFARKNNFNHILTGGNFSTECCREPEEWGGFPGIDTLLVKDIHGKFGQRPLKTFPLVDILSYKIYYKYVYGMQVFKPLNHIPFIKKEAEQLLIENYGWEPFLHKHHESRFTRFYEDYWLPRKFGFEKRRAHFSSLILTGQMSRNDALDRISKPELSEEFLLQEFEYVAHKLDLGTEQLREIFEGPNKTYNDYKNKIGVIKFGAQIMQKIGLEKRLFR, from the coding sequence ATGAATAACAGACCATATCAAATCTGTACAAAGACTATAATGGATACATCAGATCCGAATATTATCTTTAATAATAATGGTGAAAGCGACTATTATACTAATTTTAAAGTCAATATTGAACCGAACTGGTACACGGATGAAAAGGGATTTGATGAGTTAATGAAAATGGCTGCTCACATTAAGAAAACAAGTCGTAATAAAGATTTTGACTGTATTATTGGATTAAGTGGTGGATTAGATAGTTCATATGTAGCCTATGTGGCAAAAGAAATAATGGGACTTCGTCCATTAATCTTTCATGTAGATGCGGGTTGGAATACAGATAAGGCTGTTGGTAATATAGAAAAGCTGATAAACGGTTTAAGTCTTGATTTATATACCGAAGTGATCAATTGGGAAGAAATGAAAGATTTACAATTAGCTTTTCTGAAATCTCAAATAACGGATCAGGATCTACCTCAAGACTATGCTTTTTTTTCGGCATTATATCAATTTGCTCGTAAGAATAACTTCAATCATATACTAACTGGAGGAAATTTCTCAACAGAATGTTGTCGTGAACCTGAGGAATGGGGCGGTTTTCCTGGCATTGATACTCTTTTAGTAAAGGACATTCATGGTAAGTTTGGGCAACGACCACTCAAAACATTTCCTTTAGTGGATATTTTATCTTACAAGATCTATTATAAGTATGTATATGGAATGCAGGTTTTTAAGCCGTTAAATCATATTCCATTTATAAAAAAGGAAGCTGAGCAATTATTGATAGAAAATTATGGATGGGAACCATTTTTGCATAAACATCATGAATCCAGATTTACCAGATTCTATGAAGATTATTGGTTGCCACGAAAATTTGGCTTTGAGAAAAGACGAGCACATTTTTCTTCTTTAATTCTGACAGGGCAAATGTCTAGAAATGATGCGTTAGATCGAATTTCTAAACCTGAATTGTCCGAGGAATTCCTACTTCAGGAATTTGAGTATGTCGCACATAAACTTGACCTAGGAACAGAGCAGTTAAGAGAAATTTTTGAAGGGCCTAATAAAACATACAATGATTATAAGAATAAAATCGGTGTGATTAAATTCGGGGCTCAGATTATGCAAAAAATTGGTCTAGAAAAGAGACTATTTAGATAG
- a CDS encoding glycosyltransferase: MKVFQISSELNVGSVGKISEQIGESILKEGWQSFIAYGREGSTTTSKAIKIGNKLGVYFHVLMTRLTDKHGHFSFNATNKLIDCIDAIRPDIIHLHHLHGYFINIEVLFKYLQHVKIPVVWTFHDCWSFTGHCAYYDQIGCAKWKDHCRQCPQIQSYPKSLLLDRSESNFTEKKNLFTSVPNLTIVPVSYWLADETKKSFFKECQIRVIQNGIDIDKFSYRENEVRPKFNIGNKFMILGVASPWDIRKGLKYFIELYDKLSSDYQIVLIGLSARQISELPTGIIGLEKTNSIEELANFYSSSDVFVNPTLEEALGLTNIESLSCGTPVITFNSGGSPETIDRETGIVVEKGDIEGLKSAIEEIKEHGKEYYFNNCRKRAELHFKKQDRFSEYIALYKELLNLSENE, encoded by the coding sequence ATGAAAGTATTTCAAATAAGTAGCGAATTAAATGTGGGTTCTGTTGGCAAAATTTCAGAACAGATAGGTGAAAGTATTCTTAAAGAAGGCTGGCAAAGTTTTATCGCATATGGACGAGAGGGCAGCACTACTACATCCAAAGCAATAAAAATCGGCAATAAACTAGGTGTTTACTTTCACGTATTAATGACTAGATTAACGGATAAACATGGACATTTTTCATTTAATGCTACTAATAAGTTAATTGATTGTATTGATGCAATTCGACCGGATATTATTCATCTTCATCATTTGCATGGATACTTTATAAATATTGAGGTTTTATTTAAATATTTGCAACATGTCAAAATACCAGTTGTATGGACTTTTCATGACTGTTGGTCATTTACAGGTCACTGTGCATATTATGATCAAATAGGCTGTGCAAAGTGGAAAGATCACTGTCGCCAATGTCCGCAAATTCAATCATATCCAAAATCATTACTGTTGGACAGGTCAGAAAGTAATTTCACTGAGAAGAAGAATCTTTTTACAAGTGTACCCAACCTAACTATTGTACCTGTTTCTTACTGGTTAGCGGATGAGACGAAGAAATCATTCTTTAAGGAATGTCAGATACGTGTCATTCAAAACGGAATTGATATTGATAAATTTAGTTACAGAGAAAATGAAGTAAGGCCAAAATTTAATATTGGCAATAAATTCATGATTTTAGGTGTTGCCAGTCCGTGGGATATTAGAAAAGGTTTAAAATATTTTATTGAGCTATATGATAAGCTATCTAGTGACTATCAAATTGTACTTATTGGATTAAGTGCCCGACAAATATCGGAATTACCTACAGGTATTATAGGCCTGGAAAAAACAAATAGTATCGAAGAACTTGCAAATTTTTATTCGTCATCTGATGTTTTTGTTAATCCAACTCTAGAAGAGGCATTAGGATTAACAAATATTGAATCTCTGTCTTGCGGCACACCTGTGATTACTTTTAATTCTGGTGGCTCTCCTGAGACAATTGATAGAGAAACTGGAATTGTTGTAGAAAAAGGTGATATTGAAGGATTAAAATCAGCCATTGAAGAAATCAAAGAACATGGCAAAGAATACTATTTTAATAACTGTAGAAAAAGAGCAGAATTACATTTTAAAAAGCAAGATAGATTCTCTGAGTATATTGCTTTATATAAGGAATTATTAAATTTAAGTGAAAATGAATAA
- a CDS encoding KdsC family phosphatase, which translates to MKLPKLIATDIDGVWTDGGMYYDQLGNEWKKFNTLDSAGVLFAKYMEIPVVIITGEDTAIVKRRAEKLKIEHLYMGVKNKLEVLQSICDSLDIHLDDVAYIGDDLNDMEVLQHVGFSSCPSSASFYIQELCDHICKSRGGDGVFREFVEHIIGVEQLKKIVHNIKLNIQ; encoded by the coding sequence ATGAAACTTCCAAAATTGATTGCAACTGATATAGATGGTGTTTGGACGGACGGCGGCATGTATTATGACCAGTTAGGAAATGAGTGGAAAAAATTTAATACACTAGATAGTGCAGGTGTATTATTTGCGAAATATATGGAGATTCCCGTTGTTATTATCACTGGAGAGGATACTGCTATTGTAAAAAGAAGGGCCGAGAAATTAAAGATTGAACACCTCTACATGGGTGTAAAGAATAAGTTAGAAGTTTTGCAGTCAATTTGTGATTCGCTTGACATTCATTTAGACGATGTTGCTTACATAGGCGATGATTTAAATGACATGGAAGTTTTACAGCACGTTGGTTTTTCATCATGTCCATCTAGTGCTTCTTTTTATATCCAAGAATTATGTGATCATATTTGTAAGAGTAGAGGGGGAGATGGTGTGTTTAGAGAGTTTGTCGAACACATTATTGGGGTAGAACAGTTGAAAAAGATAGTTCATAATATCAAATTAAACATACAATGA
- a CDS encoding N-acetylneuraminate synthase family protein, protein MMSKEVYVIGEIGQNHNGSVDLAKLIIDLACRPVEEDLFNLQLKPMNAVKLTKRDLKQELSKSQMNAAYNSPYSFGATYGVHREVLELNDEEHFEIYKYAKAKGIDFVETLCAVGCLSLLRYFEPDYLKVASRDLTNLPLLEALAETKIPIIVSTGMAGKKELDDAITVIAKYHSNLSILHCVSQYPTHPKNVNLNTIKFLKNNYKDYRVGYSDHTIGISTPLAAVAMGAEIIEKHITIDRRMKGTDQAGSLGPDGVNRMVRDIRMLERSLGIEDIFIDSDVSGAKNKLERSIATKRLMKKGEVIKEEDLQMLSPGDGIKWADREELLGRELNCDIPADEVIYKTFVL, encoded by the coding sequence ATGATGAGTAAAGAAGTATATGTAATTGGTGAGATTGGTCAAAATCACAACGGATCAGTTGATTTAGCAAAATTGATAATTGATTTAGCTTGCAGGCCTGTAGAAGAAGATTTGTTCAATTTACAATTGAAACCAATGAATGCAGTTAAGTTAACAAAAAGAGACTTAAAGCAGGAACTATCAAAATCACAGATGAATGCCGCATATAATTCCCCGTATTCATTTGGAGCTACTTACGGGGTACATCGTGAAGTATTGGAGTTAAATGATGAGGAGCACTTTGAAATTTATAAATATGCGAAGGCCAAGGGAATCGATTTTGTTGAGACTCTTTGTGCTGTAGGCTGTTTATCTTTACTAAGATATTTCGAGCCCGACTATTTAAAGGTTGCCAGCCGAGATTTGACTAATCTTCCACTACTAGAGGCATTGGCCGAAACTAAAATTCCAATTATTGTTTCAACAGGTATGGCTGGAAAAAAGGAGCTTGATGACGCCATTACGGTTATTGCTAAGTATCATTCTAACTTGAGCATACTTCATTGTGTCTCTCAATACCCTACACATCCTAAAAATGTCAATCTTAATACAATCAAATTTTTAAAAAATAATTATAAAGATTACAGGGTCGGATATTCAGATCATACCATCGGAATATCAACACCTCTTGCTGCAGTGGCAATGGGTGCCGAAATTATTGAGAAACATATAACGATTGATAGAAGAATGAAAGGAACAGATCAGGCCGGTTCATTAGGTCCAGATGGTGTAAATCGTATGGTTCGAGACATTCGCATGTTAGAGCGCTCCTTAGGTATTGAAGATATATTTATAGACAGTGACGTATCAGGTGCAAAAAATAAATTAGAAAGATCTATAGCTACAAAAAGGTTAATGAAGAAAGGAGAAGTGATTAAAGAAGAAGATTTGCAGATGCTTTCTCCGGGCGACGGGATTAAATGGGCAGATAGAGAAGAACTGCTTGGCAGAGAATTAAACTGTGATATCCCTGCTGATGAAGTTATTTATAAAACTTTCGTACTTTAA
- a CDS encoding cytidylyltransferase domain-containing protein — MIGIIIQARLGSTRFPKKILKKFGSETILSFLINRLLVLNIPIVVATTDNIVDDELCEYLILNNISFYRGSEDNVLQRFIETANSYDFDKIIRICSDSPFIDVDKMIDLIKTSENIDFDYLSYSYQSLPTVLCHFGVFTEIVKRSALIKLNDTYNLPDYCEHVTFGLYKNPDNFNIRLLALPESYSKYEKIRLSLDTESDYLNLLEVEKALGNDFNSSFENIAEYIINDNKLIASMELNIINNKK; from the coding sequence ATGATTGGAATTATTATTCAAGCAAGATTAGGGTCGACTAGATTTCCCAAGAAGATTTTAAAGAAATTTGGAAGTGAGACTATTCTTTCCTTTTTGATAAATCGATTACTTGTTTTAAATATACCTATCGTTGTTGCTACAACAGATAATATTGTTGATGATGAGTTATGTGAATATTTAATATTAAACAATATCTCCTTTTATAGAGGGAGTGAGGACAATGTTTTACAAAGATTTATTGAAACTGCAAATTCATATGATTTTGATAAGATTATAAGAATTTGCTCTGATAGTCCATTTATTGATGTAGATAAAATGATAGATTTAATAAAAACATCAGAAAATATTGATTTTGATTACCTGTCATATTCTTATCAATCATTGCCGACAGTTTTATGTCATTTTGGTGTATTCACCGAAATTGTCAAACGTAGTGCATTGATAAAGCTCAATGACACTTATAATCTGCCTGACTATTGTGAGCATGTAACCTTTGGCTTATATAAAAATCCTGATAATTTTAATATTAGATTGCTGGCACTTCCAGAATCTTATTCCAAATATGAAAAGATTCGACTATCACTAGATACAGAATCGGATTATCTGAATTTGTTGGAAGTTGAAAAAGCATTAGGTAATGATTTCAATAGCAGTTTTGAAAATATAGCAGAATATATTATAAATGATAATAAATTAATCGCCTCAATGGAATTAAATATTATCAATAATAAAAAATAA
- a CDS encoding LPS biosynthesis protein: MNKTNEISLKELILIIKDWISFLLKKWFLFIISILVGASIGFLYSKFKAPSFTATTTFVLESGEAGGGGGLAQYAGIASMVGVDLGGSGGGIFQGDNLLELYKSRKMIQAALLASSDSDKNHLLIDLLLMENGKLNRWEKQNSDLVNIEFHLIKQKNSLLQRKKDSVLMEAVADINNKYLSVSKPDKKLSIIKVDVTSKNEVFSKEFNNALVKKVNDFYVQTKTKKSLNNIAILQHKTDSVRSVMNGNISTAAVILDATPNLNPTRQAQRLVPTQRSQFSAETNKAILGQLVQNLELSKMALLKEAPLIEEIDSPIYPLKIERVGALKGIVFGAALSSLFMFFLLVIYRIYKTALN, from the coding sequence ATGAATAAGACAAATGAAATAAGTTTAAAAGAATTGATTTTGATAATCAAGGACTGGATAAGTTTTTTGTTAAAAAAATGGTTCTTATTTATAATATCAATTCTTGTGGGAGCATCTATTGGGTTTTTATATTCAAAATTTAAAGCTCCATCTTTTACTGCAACTACTACTTTTGTGTTGGAAAGCGGAGAAGCTGGTGGAGGCGGAGGTTTGGCTCAATATGCTGGAATAGCATCCATGGTAGGGGTTGATCTTGGAGGATCGGGAGGAGGAATTTTTCAAGGTGATAACCTTTTAGAATTATACAAATCTAGAAAAATGATTCAAGCAGCACTTTTAGCGTCGAGTGATTCAGATAAAAATCATTTATTAATAGATCTACTATTAATGGAAAATGGAAAGCTAAATCGTTGGGAAAAACAAAATTCAGACTTAGTAAATATTGAATTTCATCTCATCAAACAGAAAAATTCGCTATTGCAACGTAAAAAAGATAGTGTGCTTATGGAGGCCGTTGCTGATATAAATAATAAATATCTTTCGGTTTCTAAACCGGATAAGAAATTATCCATCATTAAGGTAGATGTAACATCAAAAAATGAAGTTTTTTCAAAAGAATTTAATAATGCTTTAGTAAAGAAAGTAAATGATTTTTATGTTCAAACGAAAACTAAAAAGTCGTTAAATAACATCGCTATCTTACAACATAAAACGGATTCTGTAAGATCAGTAATGAATGGCAATATTTCAACAGCTGCAGTTATTTTAGATGCTACGCCAAATTTGAATCCGACCAGGCAGGCACAACGTTTGGTTCCCACTCAGCGATCACAATTTTCAGCAGAAACAAATAAAGCTATATTAGGTCAGTTAGTGCAAAATTTGGAACTTTCAAAAATGGCCTTATTAAAGGAAGCTCCGCTTATCGAAGAGATCGATTCACCTATTTATCCTTTAAAGATAGAACGCGTCGGTGCGCTGAAAGGTATTGTATTCGGAGCAGCGTTATCATCTCTTTTCATGTTTTTTTTACTAGTTATTTATAGAATTTATAAAACAGCACTTAATTAG